In Paenibacillus ihbetae, the following are encoded in one genomic region:
- a CDS encoding SIMPL domain-containing protein: MRRWVKQVGSIMIAGALLTGGTAWAGFGGATEAYAAEAVQQNIVTVLGKGEISVKPDIVYLSIGAESYAETAKSAQKANAQKMDKVIKVLKETWKIDDKDIKTEQFYVQPNYSYTEKEGRKVQNYSAYHSLEVTLRDLNKVGEVLDAAAEAGANSIGNARFSVDNPDTFEAQVIDKAMANADLKAQAIAKASKRQLGVVVNVTEGSVNNNVVYGMYDKMSMETASMADGGAATSVKPGEIKITTQLYVQYELK, encoded by the coding sequence ATGAGAAGATGGGTCAAACAGGTAGGTTCCATTATGATTGCAGGTGCTCTGCTGACAGGCGGTACGGCTTGGGCCGGATTCGGCGGCGCGACGGAAGCCTATGCGGCCGAGGCGGTGCAGCAAAATATCGTGACGGTGCTCGGCAAGGGCGAGATATCCGTGAAGCCGGATATCGTATATTTGTCCATTGGGGCAGAGTCGTATGCGGAGACGGCTAAATCGGCGCAGAAGGCTAACGCGCAAAAAATGGATAAGGTTATCAAGGTGCTGAAAGAGACCTGGAAGATCGACGACAAAGATATTAAAACCGAACAGTTCTATGTGCAGCCAAATTACTCTTATACGGAAAAAGAAGGCCGCAAGGTGCAAAACTACTCCGCTTATCATTCCCTTGAAGTAACGCTGCGCGATCTGAACAAGGTGGGCGAAGTGCTGGATGCAGCGGCTGAAGCCGGGGCCAATTCGATCGGCAATGCCCGCTTCTCCGTGGACAATCCGGATACATTCGAGGCTCAAGTGATCGATAAGGCAATGGCGAATGCCGATCTGAAGGCCCAGGCGATCGCGAAGGCTTCCAAACGTCAGCTCGGCGTCGTTGTTAATGTAACCGAAGGCTCGGTGAACAACAACGTTGTGTACGGCATGTATGACAAGATGTCGATGGAAACGGCTTCGATGGCCGACGGTGGCGCTGCGACATCCGTGAAGCCGGGCGAGATCAAAATCACGACCCAGCTGTACGTGCAGTATGAGCTGAAATAA
- a CDS encoding HPr family phosphocarrier protein, producing MTKHPVVVRLKTGLHARPAALFVQEANKYSSEIFVEKDDKKVNAKSIMGIMSLAISSGTEVHISAEGADAEQAVTSLVNLVSKEELENQ from the coding sequence ATGACAAAGCACCCGGTAGTCGTTCGGTTGAAGACGGGGCTCCATGCTAGACCGGCCGCGCTGTTCGTTCAGGAAGCGAATAAATACTCATCTGAAATTTTTGTTGAGAAAGATGATAAAAAAGTAAATGCCAAAAGTATCATGGGAATTATGAGCCTTGCAATCAGCTCGGGTACGGAAGTGCATATTAGCGCTGAAGGAGCCGATGCTGAGCAAGCGGTTACTTCTCTGGTTAATCTTGTGAGCAAAGAGGAACTCGAGAACCAATAA
- a CDS encoding amino acid ABC transporter ATP-binding protein, with the protein MGKIRVEGLKKSYGSNEVLKGIDMQVQEGEVVCVIGPSGSGKSTFLRCINRLEEITAGKVIVDDRDINDPKTDINKVRENIGMVFQHFNLFPHFNVLKNIMFAPVELGKQTKEEARATALRLLQQVGLSDKAEAFPSQLSGGQKQRVAIARALAMNPDIMLFDEPTSALDPEMVGEVLGVMKDLAREGMTMMIVTHEMGFAREVSDRVIFMDGGYIVEEGPPAEVFGNPRNERTISFLEKVL; encoded by the coding sequence TTGGGTAAAATCCGTGTAGAAGGACTGAAGAAGAGCTATGGCTCGAACGAGGTGCTGAAGGGCATCGACATGCAGGTACAGGAAGGCGAGGTCGTCTGCGTGATCGGGCCATCGGGCTCAGGGAAGAGCACCTTCCTCCGCTGCATCAACCGGCTGGAGGAAATTACGGCCGGCAAGGTTATCGTCGATGACCGGGACATCAACGACCCGAAGACCGACATTAATAAGGTTCGGGAAAATATCGGCATGGTGTTCCAGCACTTCAATCTGTTCCCCCACTTCAACGTGCTGAAGAACATTATGTTTGCCCCGGTCGAGCTCGGCAAGCAAACGAAGGAGGAAGCGCGAGCTACGGCCCTGCGGCTGCTGCAACAGGTAGGGCTCTCCGATAAGGCGGAGGCATTCCCGAGCCAGCTCTCCGGCGGGCAAAAGCAGCGGGTCGCGATTGCACGGGCGCTTGCCATGAACCCCGACATCATGCTGTTCGATGAGCCGACCTCGGCACTCGATCCGGAGATGGTCGGCGAGGTGCTCGGCGTCATGAAGGATCTGGCGCGCGAAGGGATGACGATGATGATCGTCACGCATGAAATGGGCTTTGCCCGCGAGGTATCCGACCGGGTCATCTTTATGGACGGCGGCTACATCGTGGAGGAAGGACCGCCCGCTGAGGTATTCGGCAATCCGAGGAACGAGCGGACGATCAGCTTCCTGGAGAAAGTGCTGTGA
- a CDS encoding gluconeogenesis factor YvcK family protein, with product MGGGTGLSVMLRGLKEKPLDITAIVTVADDGGSSGILRSELQMPPPGDIRNVLTALADVEPLLSDILKYRFKSGSGLAGHSLGNLILAAMTDLHGDFVTAVKEMSRVFVVRGQVLPAAGEAVILHAEMEDGTIVTGESKIPEAGGRIKRIFLEPEHVEPLPEALEAIQQADAILIGPGSLYTSILPNLLVPKLSEAIVSSEAIKIFVCNVMTQPGETDNYTVSDHLQAVYDHIGLHLFDYVIVNDGEIPPQVQDKYAQKGAKPVYLDRDEVTSRGYKLIADKLVLFRTYLRHDADKLSNHIFQLVQDWISRKG from the coding sequence TTAAGGAAAAACCGCTCGATATAACGGCCATTGTCACGGTCGCAGATGACGGAGGAAGCTCCGGCATTTTGCGAAGCGAGCTGCAGATGCCTCCCCCCGGAGACATCCGCAATGTGCTTACGGCGCTAGCCGACGTGGAGCCGCTGCTATCGGATATACTGAAATACCGTTTCAAGTCAGGGTCGGGACTGGCCGGCCACAGCCTCGGCAATCTGATCCTGGCTGCCATGACGGATTTGCACGGAGATTTTGTCACGGCAGTCAAGGAGATGAGCCGGGTTTTTGTTGTTCGCGGGCAGGTGCTGCCTGCAGCCGGCGAAGCCGTCATCCTGCACGCGGAGATGGAGGATGGCACCATCGTCACCGGTGAATCCAAAATTCCGGAGGCCGGAGGCCGCATCAAACGGATCTTCCTGGAGCCGGAGCATGTCGAGCCGCTGCCTGAGGCGCTGGAAGCGATTCAGCAGGCGGATGCGATATTGATCGGTCCGGGGAGCTTATATACAAGTATTTTGCCAAATCTGCTCGTTCCGAAGCTGTCTGAAGCGATCGTCTCCTCGGAGGCGATTAAAATCTTTGTCTGCAATGTTATGACGCAGCCCGGCGAGACGGATAATTATACGGTAAGCGATCATCTCCAGGCGGTGTATGACCATATTGGTCTTCACCTGTTCGATTATGTTATTGTTAATGATGGAGAGATTCCGCCTCAGGTTCAGGATAAGTATGCCCAGAAGGGTGCCAAGCCCGTCTATTTGGACCGTGATGAGGTGACCAGCCGTGGATATAAACTCATTGCGGATAAGCTTGTGCTATTTCGAACGTACTTGCGGCATGATGCCGACAAGCTGAGCAACCATATTTTCCAGCTGGTGCAAGACTGGATTTCACGAAAGGGGTGA
- a CDS encoding sensor histidine kinase, which translates to MRKTSNWAWKILREILQIIALFAVLAVSWTAATYLTKAVYAKTGAPSSAYVTQIIDLFLGVVIFFLCMMLLGLMFKHKQMAVLNAMTDAMRRISQGDFNVKMEEHKLPGEFKMIANGINDMAEGLGRMETMRQDFISNVSHEIQSPLTSIRGFARALRNPRLTEERRNHYLEIIEGESRRLSQLSDNLLKLSSLEGDRTVFEMQPYRLDGQLRALVLASEPQWLAKRIQVDLELAEVQIRASEDLMSQVWMNLLHNSIKFTPEGGVITIELKADREAAVVTITDTGIGMSEADQLRIFERFYKADKSRNRSAGGSGLGLSIVKRIVDIHQGTVTVRSRPGEGSAFTVSVPLAPPTE; encoded by the coding sequence ATGCGCAAGACCAGCAATTGGGCATGGAAAATCTTGAGGGAGATCCTGCAGATCATTGCCCTCTTCGCCGTGCTGGCCGTCTCCTGGACAGCGGCGACTTATTTGACCAAGGCCGTGTATGCAAAGACAGGTGCGCCGTCATCGGCTTATGTGACGCAGATCATCGACTTGTTTCTTGGCGTCGTGATATTCTTCTTATGCATGATGCTGCTCGGATTAATGTTCAAGCATAAGCAGATGGCCGTCTTGAATGCGATGACGGATGCGATGCGCCGCATCTCCCAAGGCGACTTTAACGTCAAGATGGAGGAGCATAAGCTGCCCGGCGAATTTAAAATGATCGCGAACGGCATTAACGATATGGCCGAGGGGCTTGGGCGGATGGAGACGATGCGTCAGGATTTCATCTCGAACGTATCGCATGAAATCCAGTCGCCGCTGACGTCCATTCGCGGCTTTGCGCGGGCGCTGCGCAACCCCCGGCTGACGGAGGAGCGAAGGAACCATTACCTCGAGATCATTGAAGGAGAGAGCAGGCGTTTGTCCCAGCTGAGCGACAATCTACTGAAGCTGTCCTCGCTGGAAGGGGACCGGACCGTATTTGAGATGCAGCCCTACCGACTAGATGGGCAGCTCCGCGCGTTGGTGCTTGCAAGCGAGCCGCAATGGCTGGCGAAGCGGATTCAGGTGGATCTCGAGCTGGCGGAGGTGCAGATCCGGGCGTCGGAGGATTTAATGAGTCAAGTCTGGATGAATCTGCTGCACAACAGCATCAAATTCACCCCGGAGGGCGGCGTGATCACGATCGAGCTGAAGGCAGACCGGGAAGCGGCCGTTGTTACGATTACCGACACGGGAATCGGGATGTCGGAAGCCGATCAGCTGCGCATCTTCGAACGGTTCTACAAGGCGGATAAATCGCGCAATCGCTCGGCCGGTGGGAGCGGACTCGGGCTGTCGATCGTGAAACGGATCGTCGACATCCACCAAGGGACCGTGACCGTCCGGTCCAGGCCCGGAGAAGGCTCCGCCTTTACCGTGAGCGTGCCGCTTGCCCCTCCTACAGAATGA
- a CDS encoding ABC transporter substrate-binding protein, with the protein MKRSRWTRLLAAGLVAVLSASLLAACGSSKETLHIYSWADNFDPEVLEDFEKKFNVKVTYDNYANNEDLLAKIKAGGSGYDLIQPSDYMVKTMIEGDLLEPLDMNNIPNFVNISETFKNPSFDPGNKYSIVYTSGVTGIAYNKKYVKDEINSWEDLWNPEYKGKVLLLDDNREMIGMALKKQGKSNSTTDEAEINAAALDLKTLLPNVLAFDTDNIKQKMIQEEGWIATVWSGDAAFIAEENPDVAYVVPEEGATIFSDNYAIPKGAKNKELAEKFINFMLEPEVSAKNYEYIGYSNPNTKAMEFHSEDYRSNTMINLTDEELGRTEWLDNVGEALQIYDRLWTELKSGR; encoded by the coding sequence TTGAAAAGATCAAGATGGACCCGCCTGCTTGCTGCAGGGCTGGTCGCCGTATTGTCCGCAAGCCTTCTGGCTGCGTGCGGCTCGAGCAAGGAGACGCTTCACATTTACAGCTGGGCTGACAACTTCGATCCTGAGGTACTGGAGGATTTCGAGAAGAAGTTTAACGTGAAGGTCACGTATGACAACTATGCGAACAATGAAGATCTGCTGGCGAAGATTAAGGCCGGCGGCAGCGGCTACGACCTGATTCAGCCGTCCGATTACATGGTCAAGACCATGATTGAAGGGGATCTGCTGGAGCCGCTCGACATGAACAATATCCCGAACTTTGTCAACATTTCGGAGACGTTCAAGAACCCTTCTTTTGACCCGGGGAACAAGTACTCCATCGTCTACACGTCCGGTGTGACGGGGATTGCCTACAACAAGAAGTACGTGAAGGATGAGATCAACAGCTGGGAAGATTTGTGGAATCCGGAATACAAGGGTAAAGTGCTGCTTCTGGACGACAACCGTGAAATGATCGGCATGGCGCTGAAGAAGCAAGGGAAATCCAACAGCACGACGGACGAAGCCGAGATTAACGCTGCGGCCCTGGACCTCAAGACGCTGCTGCCGAACGTCCTTGCCTTCGACACGGATAACATCAAGCAGAAGATGATTCAAGAGGAAGGCTGGATTGCAACGGTATGGTCCGGTGACGCTGCATTCATCGCGGAAGAAAATCCGGATGTGGCGTATGTGGTGCCGGAGGAGGGCGCAACGATCTTCTCGGATAACTATGCAATTCCGAAGGGCGCGAAGAACAAGGAGCTGGCGGAGAAGTTTATCAATTTCATGCTGGAACCAGAAGTCAGCGCGAAGAACTACGAATATATCGGATACAGCAACCCGAATACGAAAGCGATGGAATTCCACAGCGAGGACTATCGCAGCAACACCATGATCAACTTGACCGACGAGGAGCTGGGCCGCACGGAATGGCTCGACAACGTCGGAGAGGCGCTCCAGATCTATGATCGCTTGTGGACCGAGCTGAAGAGCGGACGATAG
- a CDS encoding response regulator transcription factor: MANILVVDDDPNIRELVKVFLEEAGMDVLEAQDGLAALSVMEQSPVDLVVMDIMMPNMDGWELCREIRRHDGIPVLMLTAKGETRQIVKGFELGTDDYLVKPFEPAELVVRVKALLKRYQVAASQTVTAGKLQMNRRTYEVKTDKETFTLPLKEFELLFKLASYPGSTLPRDRLIEDIWGYDFEGNERTLDVHVNRLRERFPEAKYRFRIRTVRGLGYRLEGCED, encoded by the coding sequence ATGGCAAACATATTGGTCGTCGATGATGATCCGAATATTCGGGAACTGGTGAAGGTGTTTCTGGAGGAGGCGGGCATGGACGTCCTGGAAGCGCAGGATGGACTGGCGGCACTGAGCGTTATGGAACAGAGCCCCGTTGATCTGGTCGTGATGGATATCATGATGCCGAATATGGACGGCTGGGAGCTGTGCCGGGAGATTCGCCGGCATGACGGCATTCCGGTGCTGATGCTGACTGCCAAAGGGGAAACCAGGCAGATTGTGAAGGGCTTCGAGCTCGGTACCGATGACTATCTGGTGAAGCCCTTTGAGCCGGCTGAGCTGGTAGTTCGGGTGAAGGCGCTGCTGAAGCGGTATCAGGTGGCCGCCTCGCAGACGGTCACCGCCGGCAAGCTGCAGATGAACCGCCGCACCTATGAAGTGAAGACGGATAAGGAGACATTCACGCTGCCGCTGAAGGAATTCGAGCTGCTGTTCAAGCTGGCCAGTTATCCGGGCAGCACACTGCCCCGGGACCGGCTGATCGAGGATATTTGGGGCTACGATTTCGAGGGGAACGAACGGACGCTCGACGTCCATGTAAACCGGCTGCGGGAGCGGTTCCCCGAGGCGAAATACCGGTTCCGCATACGCACCGTGCGCGGGCTCGGCTACCGGCTGGAGGGGTGTGAGGACTAA
- a CDS encoding ABC transporter ATP-binding protein gives MHVIELVQIEKHFQGQAVVHPLSLSIKEGEFLTLLGPSGCGKTTILRMIAGFEQPTGGQVWLAGQNVTEVPANKRDLNLVFQHYALFPHMTVEDNIAFGLKMKKLPRQLIKERVEEAAAMTQLTALRERFPHQLSGGQQQRVAIARAIANKPKVLLLDEPLGALDLQLRKSLQSELKHLQRTLGITFVYVTHDQEEAMMLSDRIVIMNQGKVEQIGTPRDVYAKPQTLFAATFIGENNVFSSPEGLFSVRPEKLVPQRGAAGRKTGVIEDVQFLGSVHKLLVQLDDEPMKVTIALDITEEHPWKIGERVGVNWNDKDEVMIGP, from the coding sequence GTGCATGTGATTGAACTTGTCCAGATCGAGAAGCATTTCCAAGGACAAGCGGTCGTGCATCCGCTGTCGCTCTCTATTAAAGAAGGGGAATTCCTGACTTTGCTGGGCCCCAGCGGCTGCGGCAAAACGACGATTCTCCGGATGATAGCAGGATTTGAACAGCCGACAGGGGGCCAGGTATGGCTGGCGGGTCAGAACGTGACAGAGGTGCCTGCGAATAAGAGGGATCTCAATCTCGTATTCCAGCATTACGCCCTGTTCCCGCATATGACGGTGGAGGACAATATCGCCTTCGGGTTAAAAATGAAAAAGCTGCCGCGCCAGCTCATCAAGGAGCGCGTGGAGGAGGCGGCCGCGATGACGCAGCTGACCGCTCTGCGGGAACGATTCCCGCACCAGCTTTCCGGCGGACAGCAGCAGCGGGTGGCGATTGCCCGCGCGATTGCGAACAAGCCTAAAGTGCTGCTGCTTGATGAGCCGCTCGGCGCGCTGGATCTGCAGCTGCGCAAAAGCCTGCAATCGGAGCTGAAGCATCTGCAGCGGACGCTCGGCATTACCTTCGTCTATGTAACGCATGACCAGGAAGAAGCGATGATGCTCTCGGATCGGATCGTCATCATGAACCAAGGGAAGGTCGAGCAGATCGGGACGCCGCGCGACGTGTATGCGAAGCCGCAAACGCTCTTCGCAGCCACATTTATCGGGGAGAACAATGTATTCTCTTCGCCGGAGGGCCTGTTCTCTGTCCGTCCCGAGAAGCTGGTTCCGCAGCGCGGTGCGGCCGGCAGGAAGACAGGCGTCATTGAAGACGTCCAGTTCCTTGGCAGCGTGCATAAGTTGCTTGTCCAGCTGGACGACGAGCCGATGAAGGTGACGATTGCGCTCGATATTACGGAGGAGCATCCTTGGAAGATCGGCGAGAGGGTCGGGGTGAATTGGAACGACAAGGATGAGGTGATGATCGGGCCATGA
- the whiA gene encoding DNA-binding protein WhiA: MSFAAQTKKELTMVESQNCCEKAELSALIRMNGSVQLSNKKVILDISTENAAIARRIYSLIKKHFQAHTELLVRKKMRLKKNNVYIVRIPAQVQEILKELRIVSEGFLFQSRIDEKIIRKNCCKRAYLRGAFMAGGSVNNPEGSSYHLEIASMYEEHCQSLVELANQFRLNARCIERKKGFIFYIKEGEKIIEFLNLIGAHQALFKFEDVRIMRDMRNSVNRIVNCETANLNKTIGAAVRQIENIKLLQKEVGLENLPDKLREVAEIRLAHPDMNLKEVGELLKGTVSKSGVNHRLRKIDEMAEKIRNT; this comes from the coding sequence TTGTCCTTTGCGGCACAAACGAAGAAGGAACTAACGATGGTCGAAAGCCAAAACTGCTGCGAGAAAGCCGAGCTGTCCGCGTTGATCCGGATGAACGGTTCTGTTCAGCTGTCCAACAAAAAGGTGATTTTGGATATTTCGACGGAAAATGCCGCGATTGCAAGGCGTATTTATTCCTTAATTAAGAAGCATTTCCAGGCGCATACCGAGCTTTTGGTGCGTAAAAAAATGCGTTTGAAGAAGAATAACGTATATATCGTCCGGATTCCTGCCCAGGTCCAGGAAATTTTGAAGGAGCTTCGAATCGTGTCCGAGGGCTTTCTGTTTCAGTCCCGGATCGATGAGAAGATCATCCGGAAAAATTGCTGCAAACGGGCTTATCTCCGCGGCGCCTTCATGGCGGGCGGATCGGTCAACAATCCGGAGGGTTCTTCGTATCACCTCGAGATTGCTTCGATGTATGAGGAGCACTGTCAGTCCCTCGTTGAGCTTGCTAACCAGTTTCGCCTGAATGCGCGCTGCATCGAACGCAAGAAGGGCTTTATCTTCTACATTAAGGAAGGCGAGAAGATCATTGAGTTCCTCAATCTGATCGGCGCTCATCAAGCGCTGTTTAAATTCGAGGATGTCCGCATTATGCGCGACATGCGGAACTCGGTGAATCGGATCGTGAACTGCGAGACCGCCAATCTCAACAAAACGATCGGTGCCGCTGTTCGTCAGATCGAGAACATCAAGCTGCTTCAGAAGGAAGTGGGACTTGAGAATTTGCCGGATAAACTGCGGGAGGTCGCCGAAATCCGGCTGGCTCATCCCGATATGAACCTCAAAGAAGTCGGGGAACTCCTTAAGGGGACCGTCAGCAAGTCGGGCGTCAACCACCGTCTGCGCAAGATCGATGAAATGGCCGAAAAGATCCGCAATACCTGA
- a CDS encoding ABC transporter permease encodes MKKKRQPLLSIHAFLMMAFIYVPILIIIIYSFNDTRLSGNWEGFTFEWYISLFDNRNVMEALMNSLTVAVVSTIISTMLGTAAALGLRNLGRRGRSGMNGLLYLPVIIPDIIMGLSLLVLFSQLNIPLGKTTVMIAHITFSISYVYVVVSARLSGMGKQLDEAAQDLGATPWQAFRHVTLPQIAPGIISGALIAFTLSLDDFMVSFFVAGPSSTTLPIYIYAQVKRGISPEINALCTKLILVSITLILLAQYILNRGSGDKKHKTLPI; translated from the coding sequence GTGAAGAAGAAGCGTCAGCCTTTGCTTTCGATTCACGCCTTCCTGATGATGGCGTTTATCTACGTGCCGATCCTGATCATCATCATTTATTCCTTCAACGATACGCGGTTGAGCGGGAACTGGGAAGGCTTCACCTTCGAGTGGTATATCTCGCTCTTCGACAACCGAAACGTGATGGAAGCCTTGATGAACAGTCTGACCGTTGCGGTGGTGTCCACGATCATCTCGACAATGCTGGGAACGGCGGCGGCCCTCGGGCTCCGGAATTTGGGACGCCGGGGCCGCAGCGGCATGAACGGTCTCCTGTACTTGCCGGTTATCATTCCGGATATAATCATGGGACTGTCGCTGCTCGTGCTGTTCAGTCAATTAAATATTCCGCTTGGCAAGACGACGGTGATGATCGCCCACATCACCTTCAGCATATCCTATGTCTATGTAGTGGTGAGCGCCCGGTTGTCGGGCATGGGCAAGCAATTGGATGAAGCGGCCCAAGATCTGGGCGCTACGCCTTGGCAGGCATTCCGGCATGTGACGCTGCCGCAGATCGCACCGGGCATTATCTCCGGGGCCTTGATCGCGTTTACGCTGTCGCTTGACGATTTCATGGTCAGCTTCTTCGTTGCGGGACCAAGCTCGACTACGCTGCCAATCTACATTTATGCCCAGGTGAAACGCGGAATATCGCCTGAGATTAACGCGTTATGTACGAAACTGATTCTGGTGAGCATCACGCTCATTCTGCTCGCCCAATATATTCTTAACCGCGGCAGCGGGGATAAGAAACATAAAACGCTGCCGATCTAA
- a CDS encoding ABC transporter permease: MRKSKFLLTPVLLWMSLFLIIPMLIVIGISFLSRDAQGNLVFELSMEGYKTFFDPLYLGIYWDTLVLSLLTTIICLLVSYPLAYYIAGASPRIQTWGLILITIPFWINFLIRTYAWVLLLRTQGVVNSLLMWLGWIDEPIQMLYTYGAVLLGMVYNFIPFMVLPIYVALEQMDKRLLDAASDLGASKWKAFRHITLPQSKSGIMTGSVLVYVSTSGMFVVTDILGGAKSSMISNIIQSQFLGARNWPFGAALSVIFVATSLVLILLFNRAMQARHQRVGEGR, encoded by the coding sequence ATGAGGAAATCGAAATTCCTGCTGACCCCGGTGCTCCTGTGGATGTCCCTGTTCCTGATCATCCCGATGCTGATTGTGATCGGCATTTCCTTCCTGTCGCGGGACGCCCAAGGCAATCTGGTGTTCGAGCTCAGCATGGAAGGCTACAAGACCTTTTTCGATCCGTTATATCTTGGCATCTATTGGGATACCTTGGTGCTGTCGCTGCTAACAACCATCATCTGTCTGCTGGTCAGTTATCCGCTTGCCTATTATATTGCGGGTGCATCCCCGCGAATCCAGACTTGGGGTCTGATCCTCATTACGATTCCGTTCTGGATTAATTTCTTGATTCGAACCTATGCCTGGGTGCTGCTGCTTCGAACCCAGGGCGTGGTCAACAGCCTGCTGATGTGGCTCGGCTGGATTGATGAGCCGATTCAGATGCTGTACACCTACGGCGCCGTGCTGCTCGGCATGGTGTATAACTTCATCCCGTTCATGGTGCTGCCGATCTATGTAGCGCTGGAGCAGATGGACAAGCGCCTTCTGGATGCAGCCAGCGATCTCGGCGCGTCCAAATGGAAGGCATTTCGGCATATTACGCTGCCGCAGAGCAAATCCGGCATCATGACCGGATCGGTGCTGGTCTATGTATCGACCTCGGGCATGTTCGTCGTCACGGACATCCTGGGCGGAGCCAAGTCCTCCATGATCAGCAACATCATCCAGTCGCAGTTCCTTGGAGCCCGCAACTGGCCGTTCGGCGCTGCGTTGTCGGTCATTTTCGTGGCAACGTCCCTGGTGCTCATTCTGCTGTTTAACCGGGCGATGCAGGCCCGCCATCAACGTGTAGGGGAGGGGAGATAA
- a CDS encoding amino acid ABC transporter substrate-binding protein/permease, with the protein MRLIRGVVLALVLLLAATTGIPVSAQGQSEQPAPGKTYLIGTDVTFAPFEFQDPSGEFVGIDMDLMKAIAKDQNFKYEIRPLGFNAAVQALESGQVDGVIAGMSITEERKQKFDFSDPYFDSGVVMAVRKDQEGIQSYEDLRGKKVAVKTGTEGYSFAESIASKYGFTIVPFDDSAQMYEDVKTGNSVACFDDYPVLAYGVKQNNGLKLVTDKEPGASYGFAVQKGQNQELMEKFNAGLANLKANGEYNRILETYIGENAAGPANQSRLGLIAESMPALLTGLGKTLLLTFVSLFFAFFIGLIFGFMKVGRNKWLRGIATVFVDVFRGIPLLVLAFFIYFGIPQALGFTMSPLVAAVLTLSLNAGAYVTEIIRGGIQSIDPGQLEAARSLGLPYRKAMMKIIIPQAVKIMIPTFINQLVITLKDTSILSVIGLVELTQSGKIVIARTFASFDIWLVVAIMYLIVITILTKIANRLERRVRVG; encoded by the coding sequence ATGAGATTAATAAGGGGTGTAGTACTTGCCTTGGTCCTGCTGCTCGCTGCAACCACGGGCATACCGGTGTCGGCACAAGGCCAGTCCGAGCAGCCGGCACCAGGCAAAACCTATCTGATCGGTACGGACGTCACGTTCGCTCCGTTTGAATTCCAGGATCCGAGCGGCGAGTTTGTCGGCATCGACATGGATTTAATGAAAGCGATCGCCAAGGATCAGAACTTCAAATACGAGATCAGGCCGCTCGGCTTCAACGCAGCCGTTCAGGCATTGGAATCCGGTCAGGTGGACGGCGTCATCGCCGGCATGAGCATCACGGAGGAACGGAAACAGAAATTCGATTTCTCTGATCCCTATTTCGATTCCGGTGTCGTGATGGCGGTCCGTAAGGACCAAGAGGGTATTCAAAGCTACGAGGATTTAAGAGGCAAGAAAGTGGCGGTCAAAACCGGCACGGAGGGCTACAGCTTCGCCGAATCCATCGCTTCGAAATACGGCTTCACGATCGTGCCGTTCGACGATTCGGCCCAGATGTACGAAGATGTCAAAACCGGAAATTCCGTGGCCTGCTTTGACGATTATCCGGTGCTGGCTTACGGCGTCAAGCAAAATAACGGGCTGAAGCTCGTTACCGACAAAGAACCAGGGGCATCCTACGGCTTTGCCGTTCAGAAGGGCCAGAACCAGGAGCTTATGGAGAAATTCAACGCCGGGCTGGCTAATCTGAAGGCAAACGGCGAATATAACCGCATTCTCGAAACGTACATCGGCGAGAACGCGGCCGGACCGGCTAACCAAAGCCGTCTCGGATTAATTGCCGAGTCGATGCCGGCATTGCTCACAGGCCTCGGCAAAACGCTGCTGCTCACGTTCGTATCGCTGTTCTTCGCCTTCTTCATCGGCCTGATCTTCGGCTTCATGAAGGTTGGCCGCAACAAATGGCTTCGGGGCATTGCGACCGTCTTTGTTGACGTCTTCCGCGGCATCCCGCTGCTGGTGCTTGCCTTCTTCATCTATTTCGGCATTCCGCAGGCTCTCGGATTCACGATGTCCCCGCTGGTGGCGGCCGTTCTGACTTTGAGCCTCAATGCCGGGGCTTATGTGACGGAAATTATCCGCGGCGGCATCCAGTCCATCGATCCCGGTCAGCTGGAAGCAGCCCGCTCGCTTGGCTTGCCGTATCGCAAAGCCATGATGAAGATCATCATCCCGCAGGCCGTCAAAATCATGATACCGACGTTTATCAACCAGCTCGTCATTACGCTGAAGGATACGTCCATTCTCTCGGTCATCGGTTTGGTCGAGCTGACCCAATCGGGTAAAATCGTCATTGCAAGAACGTTCGCATCGTTTGATATCTGGCTGGTCGTAGCGATCATGTATCTGATTGTTATCACCATTCTGACGAAGATTGCGAACCGTCTGGAAAGGAGGGTTCGAGTTGGGTAA